The following nucleotide sequence is from Candidatus Melainabacteria bacterium RIFOXYA2_FULL_32_9.
TACCAATTTTTGGGTTTTTTTAATATTTGAGTTATGCGGTGGTCTTTATTTGAAATGGATAATTTAGGCTAAAAGCGAGTGGATTTTTAAAAATCCACTCGCTTTATTTAATAATTTATTATTGATAATTAATGAAATTAGTTTGTTAACGCAGATGATGATCCTGAATATGCGTTAGCATTTTGTAACTTGGTATTGATATTAGCTACAGTTTGTCTGATTTGAGTACCCATTATTTGAAGTACAGCGATAGCTACGACTGATACGAGCGCTAAAATAAGTCCATATTCTACTAAACTTTGCGCCTTTCTTTTCTTTTTAACTGTTAACATTTTGCTCTCCTTTAGTATTCTACTTGCTTCGTTATTATAATTAGTAAATTATAATTTACTAAATTATGTTGCTTGTTCAAGAACCTGGTTTACAGGTTGTAATTTATCTGCTATTCCACTAAACACGCCCTTCATATGTCCGCTCATTACCATTAGGGCGCCAACTGCAGCTATTGACACGAGAGAAACAACTAAAAGATATTCTACCATTGTAGCTGCTTGTTTTTTGTTTTTCTTGCCTTGTTTTTTCAAAGATTTTATCTTAATCAATTTGCATATTTCCAGCATAACTAAATAATACAATATTTCTTAGAATTTATTAATCACTTTGAAGGGTGATTTTTTGTGTCACCCTTCAAAGTTGGTTTCTAGCAATATCTTATGTTGGCAGATTCTAATCTGCATAAAGCTTCTTTTAATCTTTCATCAGGTGCAACTAATGAGACTCTGAAATAATTATCACTATATTTTCCAAAGGCTATACCAGGTGTGAATACGACTCCGGTCTTTTCTAATACCATTTTGCACCAGGACTTAGAATCTTGATTTCCTGGTACCGGTAGCCACATATACATAGTTGCTTTAGGATTACTTAAATTCCATCCGAGTTTATTAAATCCTTCAGTCATAAAATCTCTTCTGTTCTGGTATTTTGCTACAATTCCATTTACATAGGATTCTGGCATTTTTAGAGCAGCAATTGCAGCATCTTGAACAATCGAAGATGTTCCATAGTCGATATTGGTCTTAATAGAATATAGGATTTTAATAAAATCCTTGTTTCCTATTGCAAAACCTATTCTCCATCCGGCCATATTAAATGTTTTGGAAAAAGAATGGAATTCTATAGCTACATCTTTAGCTCCTTCTATCTCAAATATGCTTAATGGGCGATGTCCATCAAAACATAACTCTGCATATGCAAGGTCTGAGCATAATAAAATGTTATATTTAGTACAAAATTTTACTAAGTCTTTATAAAATTCTTTAGTCGCAATTCCAGAAGTTGGATTATTAGGATAGCTTATAAAAAATATTTTTGCTCTTTTAGCTACATCTTCAGGTATAGTTGATAGATCCGGTAAAAAGTCATTTTTTGCTTCTAATTTTACGTGATAAACATCCCCATTTGAAATCCAGGTACCTCTTGAATGAACAGGATAGTATGGATCAGGAACTATATTTATATCACCAGGATCTGTCATAGCTAATGCCAGGTGTGCCAAGCCTTCTTTTGCGCCAAGAAGTGTTTGAACTTCGGTTTCAGGGTTAACATCGACATTATATTTTCTTTTTACCCATTTAGCTATTTCTTGCCTTAATTCGTCTTTGCCTTTAAAGCTTGGATAACCATGATTTTTCGGATCCTGAATACTTTTTACTGCAGCTTCAACAATTGGAGCAGGAGTAGCGCCATCAGGATTACCTATTCCTAAATCAATTAAGTCCGCCCCTTTTGAACGTGCCTCTTCTTTCCACTCATCTAATTCTGCGAAAATGTAGGTTGGCAAATTTAATAATTTTTTTGATGGAACTATATTTAACTTTGTATACATAAATTGGCTACTCCTAAGACTAAACAGTTGTAGATATTTTATATTATTTTTTCTCTGTATTCAACAAAAAATAACATTTACACCTAAATTAATCGTAATTCTCCGATTTTATTTAAAATTTCTTGTGCTCTTTGTTTAAACGTATTATTATTTATTACCATTTTTTTACCGTTTTCGGCTATTTGGTTTCTTAGTGAATGTTCATTTAAATATTTAGATATTTTTCTTATTAATTCTTCATTATTTTTATAAAAGACCAGATCTTTATCAGCTTTAAAATAATCAGCAGTATCTTGTTTGTAATCTGTTAATAAAAAGCCTCCTGCTGCTAGAACTTCCAGCACTCTATAATTCATACTGCTTAAACCCTGATCCATTGTGATATTAAGAACAATTTTAGAATTAGCATAAACTTCAGCCAGCTGTTCTTCTGTCTCAAGAAATCCTTTATAACTGTTTTTATAGTGGTTTAGTTCAGTTTCATTTAGCAATTTTTGCATGTCTTCAATGCTTGTATCGAAATGCTTTTTATATGAATAAATGCTAAGTTTGTCCGGGAAATTTTTAATTATCTCACTCAATATAGTTAATCGTATGTTTGTAAGGGGCCTGCCTGTAAAAACTATATCTAAAGCTTGCTGAGTATTGTTATTTTGAACTGTATATAAGTCAGCATCCACTCCTAGAGGTAAATAGAAGCATTTATTTCTGAATACGTTCAGGTATTGTTTATCCCAGCAGAAAATTATGCCATCTGAATTAGATAATTTACTAAATAAGCTTAAATCTCCTGAATGAGCAAAATTAGAGTTTGGATCGTCTGCAAAATAATGAATCACAGGGATATTAAGTTTCTCAAGGATTTTTTCAGCTTGTGGATTTATAAATTGCACATAATCATATCCAATAACAAAATCAGGCTTGAATTTTTTAATAATCTCAAAATTAAGTTCTCTAATATCTAAATATAAAATATTGTTGCCAAGTTGTTGAAAACCTTTTGATAGACCTTTAATTATTAAAGATCCGGCAATGCTTATAGGGCTTATAGCAAGAATGTTATACATATTCAAAAATAAAATAAATTTGTAACACACTTATTATAACAATAAAGGAAGATTATAGTTAATTCAGTATTTTTTATTGCTCGATTATTTGCTGGTTATTAAGAATGAGGTGCCAAAGACACAAACTTAAACTCATTAATCTTTGTATTATTACTTTGATTGTAGAGTTTAATGGGGCAGCTTTGCATTTTTTTATCAAAATCTTTAATGATTTTTCCGCTGTCCATAAAACAAAGCACTGGACAATTTTATAAAGACTCTTTTAAAATTAATATACTTAAAATACGGCATGATTTTTATAAAACCAAAAAAGAGGTGAAAGCCTTGATGTATAAAGGTGTTCATAATAAAAAGATGGATTTTATCAAGAAAGATCGATATAAAATATATAAAGAAAGAATTATGAGGGCTAATAAAAAGAGATTATATTACTTATTAGTCGCTTTATTGCTAATTATTTGTCTGATTCAAGCTGTTAGAGGAGTTTATTTAAATACTACTAAATATATAGTTTTAAATAAGCAAATTAATAAGCTTGAGAGACTTAATTCTATTGCAAGACAAAAAAACGAAGAATTAAAAAAGCAAATACAGAGCTATTCATCCAGCAAAGGGATAGAGGAATTGGCAAGAGATAACTTGAAGATGGTTGGAAAGGACGAAGTCCTGGTAATTATAAAAAATCCAACCTCAATACCTGCTCCTCAAAAAAAATAATCTGCTATTAGCAGATTATTAAAACTCTCAAGATATTTCGGAGGTCCCTTTTTAGGAATTATTTAATACTCAAGTTGCTAGAAATTTTTGCTTTGAGATTACTTCGCAATAATTATTATCTAGTATTCACTTTCTACGAATGATAGTGGTATTATTGGAAAGGTTGTTAACCAATAACAGTGCGAAGCACCTCGTAATGACATACACGATTATTTTACTAGCAACTTGAGTTATTTAATCGCAATTAAACGTGGAATGACACCTAATTCGCCTTGGATCATTTTTGCTTTTGCAACAGCCATGGATCTACGCTTTTTAGCTCCTTTAATTAAAAACAATACTGATTCTGATATATTTGAACTTGGTAGCCTATTTGTCTTATTCATTAATTTCCCTCTGTTTAATTTATCCCTAGTCACATGATTTTTATCGGTTTATTTAAAAACTTACTTTAGCTTTTCTATGCTTTTTTTAAGAAATTGAAACATTATTTTACAAAATGTTTATTTGTCTATTTATTATTTAGCCTGAATTGCTAGATCAATAAAAAGCTTGATATAACTGAATTAAAATTCTCAAAAATTATATAGATTTGATAAAGGGCGAAGCCCTTTATTCACCTTTAGGGTGGCAGGGGTGGGTTTTTGAGAATTTTGGCTAAAATTAGTTAGCGATTCAAGTTATTTAAAGGGATTTAAGAGGATATTGATTATGAACAGTTGCCAGAATGCAGAAATATCTATTAAATTAAGGATAGAATTATATTGGAAAGTATTAGTAATTTAGAAAGCAGATATGCGAGTATCTAATTTGGAAAAACATCCTGAAATTAACGCAAATTTGTTTGATTTTTCTTCGGAAAATGAATTAAGAACCATTATACAAAATGCTGAGGAGCTAATTCCTAGAGGATCAGGCTGCTTTTTCGAAGATAATGCCTTAAACTTTAATGTTATTTCTACGCTTAGATTTAACAAAATATTGGCATTTAATGAAGAGAGCGGAATTATAACTTGTGAATCAGGTGTTAAATTTTCAGAGATATTAAATATATTTGTTGCAAAAGGCTGGATGCTTCCTGTTATTCCGGAAGTTCGATCTATTACAGTTGGCGAAGCTATTGCCGCAGATATTTATGGTAGAAATCATTATAAAAAAGGGTCTTTTTCTAATCATCTTATTTCCTGTGACGTTATGCTTGGTGATGGAAGTATAGTGACTTGCTCAAAAGAGAGTAAACCTGAACTTTTTTGGGCAACTTGCGGAGGAATGGGGTTAACAGGAGTTATTTTGAGGGCAAAGTTTCAACTTTTAAAAGTTGAAACTCCATATATATATCAAGAATCTATAAAAGCCAGAAATCTTGAAGATTTATTTGATATTTTTGAATATTCAAAAGACTTTGATTATTCTGTAGCCTGGATAGATTGTCTATCAAAAGGTAAAAATCTTGGACGGGGAATTGTTGGAAGAGTCAGGCATGCTACAAAAGATGATTTAAAGAATAGTTCTTTAAATCATAAAAAACAGTACGATTTGCCTTTTATATTTCCTGGACTGTTATCTCAGAAGACATATAATTCCCTGTATTTTCACAGTCAATTAAAAAAGAAGAAAAAGTTTATTATCCCTTATAATACTTTCTTTTATACTTTTGATAAGGTAGACAATATAAATAAAGCAGATAGAAAAGATGAATGTATTCAATATCAAATTGCTTTCCCTAAAGAATTAGGTTATGCAGGCCTAAAGGAGTTGCTAGATATAGTAAATAGCAGTAATCAACAACCATTTGGTTCTACTTTAATCTTTTTTGGTAAGCAAGATGGGTTATTATCTTTTCCTATGGAGGGATATTCTCTCAGCATTAACTTTCCTGTTAATTCTGATTTGTTTTTTTTATTACATGAACTGGATAAATTAGTATTGAGATACGAGGGAAGATTAAATCTGGCAAAAGATGCTAGAATGACTAGAGAGGTGTTTGAGAAAAGTTACCCGAATAGTGAAATATTTAAAACCTTAAAACATAAATTTGATAGTAATAATAAATTTCAATCATTACAATCTAAGAGGATAGGAATTTAATATGGGGTATGTGCTTATACTTGGGGCTAATTCAGATGTAGCAAAAGCTATAGCAGCCCAATATGCTAAAAATGGTTACGGTATATATCTGGCAGGAAAAGATACCGAAAAGTTAAAATTTGCAGCTGAAAATCTGGAATCAGAGTATAAAATAAAAACAAAAGTATTCAAGTTTGATGCGTTAGAATTCTACAATCATAAAAATTTCTATAATAGTTTGGATCCAAAGCCAGTCGGCGTTATTTGTGCTGTTGATTATTTAGGAGATCAATACGAGTCAGAAGAGGATTTTTTAGAAACTAAAAAGATTATTGATATAAATTTTACCGGTTGTGTGTCGATTTTAAATGTTATAGCTAATGATTTTGAAGCTAGAAAAGATGGTTTTATAATAGGTATAAGCTCAATAACAGGTGATCGAGGCAGACGCAGTAATTATACGTATGGAAGTGCGAAAGCAGGATTAACCACTTATTTATCAGGTTTGAGAAGTAGACTTATAGAATCAGATGTTTACGTTACAACTGTAAAAATAGGTGAGGTTATGAGTAAGGCAGCTAATAATGGAGATACAATTGCTCCTGCTAAACCTCAAGAAATCGCATATGATGTCTTTAAAGCTCAACAAAAGTATAGAGATATTATTTATAGTAAATGGCAGTGGAAATTTATTTCTATATATTTTAACAATATACCTGAAATGTTCTTTAAAAGAATGGGAACATAAACTTTGCTCAAGAATACAAAGAAGCTGACTTACTAGTCAGCTTCTTTGTATTCTTATTAAATTATTTACGAAGTCCTAATCTCTCGATTAAACTTTTATATCTACTTGCATCCTCGTTTTTAAGATACTGAAGAAGTCTTTTTCTTTGTCCAACTAGCATTAAAAGACCGCGACGTCCTTGGAAGTCTTTTTTGTGGATTTTGAAATGCTCGGTTAACTCTTTAATTCTTTGAGTTAGTATAGCAACTTGAACCTCTGGTGATCCGGTATCATTTGCAGCTTTTTGGTATTCTTTAATGATTTCTTGTTTGTTTGTTAATGCCATTTATGTTTCCTCTTCTAATTAATCTTATATCATTGATGTTAAACAATTAACTCATTTGATAGCATGTTAGCTATAAGATAATAACACTTCAAGAAAAATCTTCAATTCTTAATCTTAATTTTTACAATATATTATATTTATTTTAAAATTTAAAAGTTGAAGAATATATTCATATATTTATTACTACAATAAATAAATATAATCAAGCTTAATGATATATTTTTATTGTAACATCATTTCTGTCATTAGAAATTGAGGAATTGGCAATGGAAAATCAAAATATAAGAGTAAGAATTGCACCGAGTCCTACAGGTTTTTTACATGTAGGAACGGCAAGAACGGCTCTATTCAACTATTTATTTGCAAGAAAACATAATGGAAAATTTATTTTAAGGATAGAAGATACAGATATTGAGAGATCTCAGGAAAAATATACTCAAAATATATATGACAGCTTAAAAGCAATGGGATTAAACTGGGATGAAGGGCCTGATATTGGAGGCCCATACGGGCCTTACAAGCAATCAGAGCGCTTTGATGTATATAAAAAGTATGCTGATAAATTAATAGAGTCCGGTCAAGCTTATTTATGCTGGTGTACTCAGGAAGAATTAGAGTCAGAAAAAGAGAAAGCCCAGCTTGAAAAGAAAGTTTATACATATTCAGAAAAATGTCAGAGTCTAACCCCTGAGCAGATAAAATGCTATGAACAAGAAGGCAGAAAACCGGTAGTTAGATTTAGAGTATCACCGGAACACCTTGAATTTGATGATATTATAAGGGGCAAACTTGAATTTGATACAGGGTTAATTGGGGATTTCGTTATTATGAAATCTAATGGTACACCTACTTATAATTTTGCAGTGGTTATTGATGATATGGAAATGAAAATAAGCCATATTATAAGAGGTGAAGACCATATATCAAATACTCCAAGACAGATCCTTATTTATAGGGCTTTGGGTGCTAATATTCCTGAATTTGCTCATGTGGCCATGATTTTAGCTCCTGATAGAACAAAACTTTCTAAACGGCATGGTGCAACTGCTGTAAGTGAATTTATTGATCAGGGATATTTGCCTGAAGCATTCGTTAATTTCCTGGCATTGCTGGGATGGTCCCCCGCTAGTGGTAAGGAAATAATGGATTTAGATGAATTAATTCAGGAGTTTTCCTTAAACAGAGTTTCTCCTAGTCCTGCAATATTTGAGTTTGATAAACTTAATTGGATGAATGGGCAGTATATCAGAAGTTTACCAATTTCTGAAATGACAGAAAGGGCAAAACGATATCTTAAACCTTATGATCTTTCAATGTACACTCAGGAACAATTAGAAACAATGGTTGCAGCTGTTAGAGAGCCCCTAACTACATTAGGTGATATTACTGATGCAGTCAGATATTTCTTTAGTGATACTGTTGAGATAGATCCGCAGGTTCAAAATGATGTCATCAATATTCCTGAATCTCAAAGAGTTTTAACAGAATTTTATAAAATCACTGATTCAATTAGCTATAATAATGTTGATGACATACATAATCAGCTTGCAGATTTCAGGAAGTTTATGTCTGACTTAAAGCCAAAACAAGTTATGTGGGCAATAAGAGCAGCCTTGACCGGTACAACAAAAGGCGCAGATATCGCTATAATTATCTCACTTTTAGGTAAAGATAGAGTTAAGCTAAGAGTAAGAGAAGCTTTAAGAGCTCCTAGTATGTAATAGTAATTTATCCAGAGGTAAAATTCTAATTATGAAAGTATATAATACATTATCCCAAGAAGTTCAGGACTTTACCCCAATTAATGACAAACAGGTAAAAATGTATGTCTGTGGTCCTACAGTTTATGATTATCCTCATCTAGGGCATGCAAGATGTTATATGACCTGGGATATAGTTGCAAGATATTTAAGATTTAAAGGTTATGATCTAACTTACGTCAGAAATGTTACTGATGTTGACGATAAAATAATTAATAAAGCTAAAGCAGTGGGTACGACTCCAAAAAATATAGCAGAGACTTACTACGAAGAGTTTAAAGATGCAATGCATGGGCTGAATATAGCTGATCCTGATATTGAACCGAGAGCTACAGAAAATATTCAGGAGATGATTGATATTATTAATACTCTTGTGGATAAAGGCTATGCATATTCAAGAAATGGAGATGTGTATTACAGAGTTAATAAATATAAAAAATATGGTCGTTTAAGTAAGCAGAATATTGATGATCTGGAAGCGGGAGCCAGGGTAG
It contains:
- a CDS encoding short-chain dehydrogenase codes for the protein MGYVLILGANSDVAKAIAAQYAKNGYGIYLAGKDTEKLKFAAENLESEYKIKTKVFKFDALEFYNHKNFYNSLDPKPVGVICAVDYLGDQYESEEDFLETKKIIDINFTGCVSILNVIANDFEARKDGFIIGISSITGDRGRRSNYTYGSAKAGLTTYLSGLRSRLIESDVYVTTVKIGEVMSKAANNGDTIAPAKPQEIAYDVFKAQQKYRDIIYSKWQWKFISIYFNNIPEMFFKRMGT
- a CDS encoding glutamate--tRNA ligase: MENQNIRVRIAPSPTGFLHVGTARTALFNYLFARKHNGKFILRIEDTDIERSQEKYTQNIYDSLKAMGLNWDEGPDIGGPYGPYKQSERFDVYKKYADKLIESGQAYLCWCTQEELESEKEKAQLEKKVYTYSEKCQSLTPEQIKCYEQEGRKPVVRFRVSPEHLEFDDIIRGKLEFDTGLIGDFVIMKSNGTPTYNFAVVIDDMEMKISHIIRGEDHISNTPRQILIYRALGANIPEFAHVAMILAPDRTKLSKRHGATAVSEFIDQGYLPEAFVNFLALLGWSPASGKEIMDLDELIQEFSLNRVSPSPAIFEFDKLNWMNGQYIRSLPISEMTERAKRYLKPYDLSMYTQEQLETMVAAVREPLTTLGDITDAVRYFFSDTVEIDPQVQNDVINIPESQRVLTEFYKITDSISYNNVDDIHNQLADFRKFMSDLKPKQVMWAIRAALTGTTKGADIAIIISLLGKDRVKLRVREALRAPSM
- a CDS encoding 30S ribosomal protein S15, whose amino-acid sequence is MALTNKQEIIKEYQKAANDTGSPEVQVAILTQRIKELTEHFKIHKKDFQGRRGLLMLVGQRKRLLQYLKNEDASRYKSLIERLGLRK
- a CDS encoding LL-diaminopimelate aminotransferase (produces methionine from 2-keto-4-methylthiobutyrate and glutamine in vitro; mutations do not affect methionine salvage in vivo however), whose amino-acid sequence is MYTKLNIVPSKKLLNLPTYIFAELDEWKEEARSKGADLIDLGIGNPDGATPAPIVEAAVKSIQDPKNHGYPSFKGKDELRQEIAKWVKRKYNVDVNPETEVQTLLGAKEGLAHLALAMTDPGDINIVPDPYYPVHSRGTWISNGDVYHVKLEAKNDFLPDLSTIPEDVAKRAKIFFISYPNNPTSGIATKEFYKDLVKFCTKYNILLCSDLAYAELCFDGHRPLSIFEIEGAKDVAIEFHSFSKTFNMAGWRIGFAIGNKDFIKILYSIKTNIDYGTSSIVQDAAIAALKMPESYVNGIVAKYQNRRDFMTEGFNKLGWNLSNPKATMYMWLPVPGNQDSKSWCKMVLEKTGVVFTPGIAFGKYSDNYFRVSLVAPDERLKEALCRLESANIRYC